The window ATACACCGCGCCGCTGGCTCGCTGGGTTGAGACCCGCATCTACGGCTATACCAGCTCCCCGATCATCCTGCACAGCCCGTACTCGCAGACCTACCGGCCGGAGCATCACAACTTCAGCGAGCACTTTCTCTTCGAGCCACGGCTCGAGCCGGGCATCTCGCCATCGATCCTTCAGGAGCTCCACAACAAGAACATTCGGGTGATCCAAGTCTATCGACCCAGCAGCGGATCCCCGATCTTCACCACTGTCGGCTTCACCACCCCGGCCGACTTCGACCAGGACAACGACGTCGACGGGGCGGACTATGAGGTATTCAGTGATTGCAGCTCCGGTCCGGGTCTCGGTCCGGTCGAGTGGGCCTGCCGTGCCGCGGATTTCGACCACGACGGCGACGTTGACCAGGCCGACTTTGGAATCTTTCAGCGATGCATCAGCGGCGAGAAGATGCCGCCGGATGTTGATTGCGCGCAATGACCGGCCGCTGTCCGGCGTCGACGGCCGCTTTTGCCGGGGCTGATCAGCCGGACAGCCTGGTGGTCTCAAGATCCATGGCGATATCCAGCGCGCCGGACGAGTGGGTGAGTGCTCCCACGGCGATCCGTTCAACACCGGTTTCCGCGATGCCGCGGACCGAATCCAGGTCGACACCGCCGGAGGCCTCAAACTGCACCCGGCCGGCCAAGCCCAATTCATCCCGCCGCCTCACCGCCTGTCGCATCTGGGCAATAGAGAAATTGTCGAGCAGAATGACATCTACGCCCGAAACCTTGAACACTTCCTCGAGTTGCTCGATGGTGTCGACCTCGACCTCAATGAACGCCGGCGGCGGCGCCAGCGCAGCGGCCTCCCGAACCATATCGAACAGGGCGACGGCCAGTGAATCAATACTCACGCCCGCCAAGTGATTGTCCTTAACCAAAATGGCGTCATGCAGGCCCATGCGGTGGTTCCAGCCGCCGCCGCAGCGGACGGCATATTTGTCCAGTTGACGCCAGCCGGGAATCGTCTTACGCGTATCATAGATCCTCGCCTGCGTCCCGCCGACGGCATCGACATAACGACGGGTCAGCGAGGCCACGCCGCACAACCGCTGCAGAAAGTTTAGCAAGGTTCGCTCAATGCCCAGGAGCAGACGCATCGGACCGGCCAGCACGGCGATTCCCTCGCCCTTCCTCATGTTTGCACCGTCCTGCGCGTTGACCGTGACCGTCAATTTGTGAGAGTACGCCTCACGCAGCAGGTCGAAGATCACCGCGCCGGCAAAGACGCCGCCCTGGCGGGCTACAAGACGAGCCGTGCCCGTGGCTGCGTCGTCGACGGTCGTCAAAGAGGTGATGTCCCGGTCGAAGCCGTCCTCGGCCAAGGCATCTTCCCACTGCCTCCGAAGCCGTTCACGATCAATCATCTGAGCCATGGTCATCCTCTCGCAAACATCCCCCATCTGGTCGTTTCTTCTTGACCGGCCGGTGACCTCACAGCCGGTCTCGACAGGCTGTGTGAAACAGGTTTCCGGCCTCTCATCGGACCGCCAGGATGCCGCTCCCACACCTGCCGGGATAGGTTCCTATGCCGCCGGTATTACCGAAGACCACGCGAAGCAGCACCGGCTCGCCAAGAAACGGGGTCTCCTGGCCGTGGCTATCGTCCGGCGTCGGCTCGCTGAGCCTGTGGTCCGGTCTCCAACTGCCGGATCCGATCTCGCAGCACCGCCGCCCTCTCGAAATCCAGCCTCTCGGCCGCCTCGAGCATTTCCTGTTCCAGCGCCGCAATCAACTCGCTGCGATCATACTCATCTTCCGCGGCATGCACAGCCTCCCGAGCGATCTTGCGGGCCGAAATCTCCTGCTCCAGCGAGCTGCGGATGGCCTTCTTGATCGTTTCGGGAGTGATCTTGTGCTCTTCGTTGTACTTGAGCTGGATTTCGCGCCGGCGGTTGGTCTCGTCGATGGCCCGTTGCATGCTCGGCGTGGTCTTGTCGGCGTAGAGGATCACCTCGGCGTTGACGTTCCGGGCGGTGCGGCCGATCGTCTGAATCAATGACGTCTCACTCCGAAGAAAGCCCTCCTTGTCGGCGTCCATGATTGCCACGAGCGACACCTCGGGCAGATCAAGTCCTTCGCGCAATAGGTTGACGCCGACCAGCACGTCGAAATCACCCCGCCGAAGATCATTCAGAATCTCGACCCGTTCAAGCGTGTCGATCTCGCTGTGCAGGTACTTGCATCGGAATCCTTTCTGATCGACGTAGGCCGAAAGGTCCTCGGCCAGCCGCTTGGTCAGCGTCGTTACCAGCACGCGTTCGCCGACGGCCACTCGCTCGCTGATGCGGTCAAGCAGATCGGGCACCTGCCCGCGAGCCGGCCGCACGTGGATCAGCGGATCCACCAGTCCC of the Phycisphaerae bacterium genome contains:
- the nadC gene encoding carboxylating nicotinate-nucleotide diphosphorylase; amino-acid sequence: MAQMIDRERLRRQWEDALAEDGFDRDITSLTTVDDAATGTARLVARQGGVFAGAVIFDLLREAYSHKLTVTVNAQDGANMRKGEGIAVLAGPMRLLLGIERTLLNFLQRLCGVASLTRRYVDAVGGTQARIYDTRKTIPGWRQLDKYAVRCGGGWNHRMGLHDAILVKDNHLAGVSIDSLAVALFDMVREAAALAPPPAFIEVEVDTIEQLEEVFKVSGVDVILLDNFSIAQMRQAVRRRDELGLAGRVQFEASGGVDLDSVRGIAETGVERIAVGALTHSSGALDIAMDLETTRLSG